In the genome of Paramisgurnus dabryanus chromosome 18, PD_genome_1.1, whole genome shotgun sequence, one region contains:
- the LOC135776809 gene encoding olfactory receptor 5K1-like — MDNSSYPVMLTLMVPKDSKSFRNIYITCFLFLYLLILSLNFRLVSVIVMEKSLHEPMYIFMCNLCVNVMYCASGFYPIFLYNLILDSYVISSYMCALQSFVIYSSLMSEVTILTVMSYDRYVAICRPLDYHSKLTKSTCLKLILFSWIVPNCYAVPASLLSNLRTFCKYHIDKLYCDNWSLVKLSCASPFVNNLFGYLIFVTFFLFLVVIIVSYIKLIAACKASLENRRKFWQTCLPHLLSLINFSFASYFDLMYSRYGANDIPESLRHFLALELVIVSPVVNPLIYGLNIKAVRERVFPSCIILRKKCFT, encoded by the coding sequence ATGGATAACTCTTCTTATCCTGTGATGCTGACTCTTATGGTGCCCAAAGACTCAAAATCATTTAGGAACATATATATTACTTGTTTTCTTTTCCTTTATTTGCTCATACTGTCTTTAAATTTTCGACTTGTTTCTGTCATTGTCATGGAGAAATCCCTTCATGAACCAATGTACATATTCATGTGTAATCTATGTGTGAATGTAATGTATTGTGCCTCAGGATTCTACCctatatttttgtataatttgaTTTTGGATTCATATGTCATTTCATCTTACATGTGTGCTCTGCAAAGCTTTGTCATATACAGCTCTTTAATGTCTGAGGTTACAATATTAACAGTCATGTCATATGATAGATATGTAGCCATATGCAGACCTTTAGACTATCATTCAAAATTAACTAAAAGCACCTGCTTGAAATTAATTCTGTTTTCCTGGATTGTACCAAACTGCTATGCAGTTCCGGCAAGCCTCTTATCAAACTTAAGGACATTTTGCAAATATCacattgacaaattatattgTGACAACTGGTCTCTTGTAAAACTGTCTTGTGCATCACCTTTTGTTAATAATCTTTTTGgatatttaatttttgtcacattttttttatttttagttgtTATCATAGTGTCATACATTAAACTCATTGCTGCATGTAAAGCATCTTTAGAAAACAGAAGAAAATTCTGGCAAACCTGTTTGCCACACCTACTGTCACTCATCAATTTCTCatttgcttcttattttgatttaATGTATAGTAGATATGGTGCTAATGATATTCCAGAGAGTTTACGGCATTTTTTGGCTTTAGAACTGGTTATAGTTTCACCTGTTGTTAATCCTCTAATCTATGGATTAAATATTAAGGCAGTGCGTGAAAGAGTTTTCCCTTCATGTATTAtattgagaaaaaaatgtttcacaTAA